One Maribacter dokdonensis DSW-8 genomic region harbors:
- a CDS encoding SixA phosphatase family protein, whose amino-acid sequence MKAFKYILFILLAINLSCKDEPTIDKSQEETSISTFYLIRHAEKDRSNPDDADPELTQQGLGRAMHWAEILADVELDAIYSTDYNRTSMTAAPTSVKQNIDVQYYDPTLIDIAQFKSENLNKNVLIVGHSNTTPEFVNKLIDEQKFYTIDDSENGTLFIVKITNGTPSVDKLIFNCNCPK is encoded by the coding sequence ATGAAAGCATTCAAATATATCCTTTTTATTTTGCTGGCTATCAATCTTTCTTGCAAAGATGAACCCACCATTGATAAATCTCAAGAAGAAACTTCCATTTCTACTTTTTACTTGATAAGGCATGCGGAAAAAGATAGAAGCAATCCTGATGATGCAGACCCAGAATTAACACAGCAAGGTTTGGGAAGAGCCATGCACTGGGCAGAAATATTGGCAGACGTAGAATTAGATGCCATATATTCCACTGATTATAATAGAACGTCTATGACCGCTGCTCCAACTTCGGTAAAACAGAATATAGATGTTCAATATTACGACCCAACCTTAATTGATATTGCCCAATTTAAAAGCGAAAATTTAAATAAGAACGTTTTAATTGTAGGACATAGTAATACAACACCTGAATTTGTAAACAAGTTAATTGACGAACAAAAATTCTATACCATTGACGACAGTGAAAACGGTACTTTATTTATAGTTAAAATCACTAATGGCACACCATCTGTGGATAAACTCATATTTAACTGTAACTGTCCAAAATAA
- the smpB gene encoding SsrA-binding protein SmpB has product MQNTINIKNKRARFEYELQDKFTAGIVLAGTEIKAIREGRASISESFCEFNDNEELFVINMQIDEYSHASHFNHKPKAERKLLLQKRELKKLSKEVKTSGLTIVPLRVFINDRGLAKMQIALAKGKKLYDKRETIKDRDNKRDLDRIKKNFNN; this is encoded by the coding sequence ATGCAGAATACAATAAACATTAAGAACAAAAGAGCTCGTTTTGAATATGAGCTACAGGACAAGTTCACGGCAGGTATCGTTTTGGCCGGTACCGAGATCAAAGCCATTAGAGAAGGTCGTGCATCAATTTCTGAAAGTTTTTGTGAATTTAACGACAATGAAGAACTATTTGTAATCAATATGCAAATAGACGAGTATTCACATGCATCGCATTTTAATCATAAACCTAAAGCGGAACGTAAATTACTTCTTCAGAAAAGAGAACTTAAAAAGCTTAGCAAAGAAGTAAAAACATCTGGTCTTACCATAGTTCCACTTAGAGTATTTATAAATGACCGCGGACTAGCAAAAATGCAGATAGCACTAGCAAAGGGTAAAAAACTCTACGACAAAAGAGAAACCATTAAGGATCGAGATAACAAAAGAGATCTTGACCGAATTAAAAAGAACTTTAATAATTAA
- a CDS encoding protein-L-isoaspartate(D-aspartate) O-methyltransferase, whose product MKDTLKHRGMRNHLAQVLIDKGIADKKVLDAVRQIPRHLFMDSSFEGHAYQNKAFPIAANQTISHPYTVAFQTELLQVEPGQKILEIGTGSGYQTAVLLKLKVKVYTIERQLELFKKTNIFFKKMGYRPKQVIFGDGYKGLPKEAPFDRIIVTAGAPEVPKALLSQLKVGGRLVIPIGFEEQIMTLFVRTTEKEFSKTEYGSFRFVPLLENKN is encoded by the coding sequence TTGAAAGATACCTTAAAACACAGGGGAATGCGCAACCACCTAGCGCAAGTATTGATTGACAAAGGAATAGCAGATAAAAAGGTCCTGGACGCCGTAAGGCAAATACCAAGACATTTGTTTATGGATAGTAGTTTTGAAGGTCATGCCTATCAAAACAAGGCATTTCCCATTGCTGCAAACCAAACTATTTCACACCCTTATACCGTAGCTTTCCAAACAGAGTTATTACAAGTAGAGCCTGGTCAAAAAATATTGGAAATCGGTACAGGTAGTGGTTACCAAACAGCGGTTCTATTAAAACTTAAGGTGAAGGTGTATACCATTGAACGACAATTGGAACTTTTTAAAAAAACCAATATTTTTTTCAAGAAAATGGGATATAGACCAAAGCAGGTGATTTTTGGTGATGGTTATAAAGGCTTGCCAAAAGAAGCTCCGTTTGATCGTATCATTGTTACGGCAGGTGCCCCAGAGGTACCCAAAGCATTGTTGTCACAATTAAAAGTGGGGGGTAGGTTAGTAATCCCTATTGGTTTTGAAGAACAAATAATGACCCTTTTCGTCAGAACTACGGAAAAAGAATTTTCAAAGACAGAGTACGGGTCTTTTAGATTTGTACCCTTATTGGAAAATAAGAATTAA
- a CDS encoding Gfo/Idh/MocA family protein, giving the protein MLKVGVLGAGHLGKIHLRLLNDSKKYELIGFYDADSTNGEKVSKEFGYTYFAKLEDLMNAVDVVDIVTPTLSHYECAKQAIEKGKHIFIEKPITHTLEEANSLLALEQEYNVKGQVGHVERFNPAFTAVKHAIKDPMFIESHRLAEFNPRGTDVPVVLDLMIHDIDAILSVVNSEVVQVNASGVSVISQSPDIANARLEFENGCVANLTASRISLKNMRKSRFFQKDAYISVDFLEKKVEVVKMKDAPKEPGDFDMILQNAEGIKKQIYFENPSIETNNAILDELESFAEAIENNSTPVVSLKQGTQALKVALQIIAAFNPKKI; this is encoded by the coding sequence ATGTTAAAAGTTGGTGTTTTAGGAGCGGGGCATCTAGGTAAGATTCACCTTAGACTCCTAAATGATTCTAAAAAATATGAACTTATCGGTTTCTACGATGCCGATAGTACAAATGGCGAAAAAGTTAGCAAGGAATTCGGATATACCTATTTTGCAAAGCTTGAAGATTTAATGAATGCCGTAGATGTGGTGGACATTGTTACCCCTACCCTTTCTCATTATGAATGTGCCAAACAGGCCATAGAAAAGGGCAAGCATATTTTTATAGAAAAACCCATTACACATACATTAGAAGAAGCAAACTCTCTATTGGCCTTAGAACAAGAATATAACGTTAAAGGTCAAGTTGGCCATGTTGAGCGTTTTAACCCTGCATTTACAGCTGTAAAACACGCTATAAAGGACCCAATGTTCATTGAGTCCCATAGATTGGCAGAATTTAACCCAAGAGGTACAGATGTACCAGTTGTTTTAGATTTAATGATACACGATATAGATGCTATTTTAAGTGTCGTTAATTCTGAAGTTGTGCAGGTTAATGCGAGCGGGGTATCTGTAATAAGCCAGTCCCCAGATATTGCAAACGCTAGATTGGAATTCGAAAATGGTTGTGTAGCCAATTTAACGGCAAGTAGAATTTCATTAAAAAATATGCGCAAGTCGCGTTTCTTTCAAAAGGATGCCTATATCTCAGTAGATTTTTTGGAAAAGAAAGTTGAAGTGGTCAAAATGAAAGACGCTCCAAAAGAACCTGGTGATTTTGATATGATCCTTCAAAATGCTGAAGGAATAAAGAAGCAGATATATTTTGAAAATCCGTCCATTGAAACCAACAACGCCATTTTAGACGAATTAGAATCTTTTGCCGAAGCCATTGAAAACAATTCAACACCAGTTGTTAGTTTAAAACAGGGCACACAAGCATTAAAAGTAGCTTTACAAATTATCGCAGCATTCAATCCAAAAAAAATATGA
- a CDS encoding 3-hydroxyacyl-CoA dehydrogenase family protein yields the protein MNKIAVIGAGTMGNGIAHVFAQSGFQVHLIDVSQEALDKGLSTIANNLDRMVAKEKITNDEKTNTLANITLFTELKTGVKNVDLAIEAATENVTIKLNIFKELDAVCNNNTILASNTSSISITQIAAVTNRADKVIGMHFMNPVPIMKLVEIIRGYSTSNETTNIIMELSKKLGKIPTEVNDYPGFVANRILMPMINEAIETLHHGVAGVEEIDTVMKLGMAHPMGPLQLADFIGLDVCLSILNVMYDGFKNPKYAPSPLLINMVMAGKKGIKSGEGFYDYAESKKAEVVSSQFKN from the coding sequence ATGAATAAAATAGCAGTTATAGGTGCTGGTACTATGGGTAACGGAATAGCTCATGTATTTGCGCAAAGCGGATTTCAAGTTCACCTAATAGATGTTTCGCAAGAAGCACTTGACAAAGGTTTAAGTACTATTGCCAACAATTTAGATCGTATGGTGGCAAAAGAAAAAATAACCAATGACGAAAAGACAAATACATTGGCCAACATTACACTGTTTACTGAATTAAAAACAGGGGTAAAAAATGTAGACCTTGCCATAGAGGCAGCCACAGAAAATGTAACTATAAAACTGAACATTTTTAAGGAGCTAGACGCTGTTTGTAACAACAATACAATTTTAGCCTCAAATACATCATCAATTTCCATTACGCAAATAGCAGCTGTAACCAATAGAGCTGACAAGGTAATAGGTATGCACTTCATGAATCCTGTTCCAATTATGAAGCTAGTTGAAATCATTCGTGGTTATAGTACTTCTAACGAGACGACTAACATTATTATGGAACTTTCTAAAAAATTAGGAAAAATACCTACCGAGGTCAATGACTATCCTGGTTTTGTAGCAAACAGAATTTTAATGCCAATGATCAATGAGGCCATAGAAACATTACATCATGGTGTTGCAGGCGTAGAAGAAATTGACACGGTTATGAAACTTGGAATGGCACACCCCATGGGACCTCTTCAATTAGCAGATTTTATTGGTTTAGATGTATGCCTTTCTATTTTGAACGTTATGTACGATGGATTCAAAAACCCAAAATATGCTCCTTCTCCATTATTGATAAATATGGTTATGGCCGGAAAGAAAGGTATAAAATCCGGTGAAGGATTTTATGATTATGCCGAAAGCAAAAAAGCCGAGGTGGTGTCAAGTCAATTTAAAAACTAA
- a CDS encoding YggS family pyridoxal phosphate-dependent enzyme — MSIKENLLAVKQTIPNSVTLVAVSKTKPISDIQEAYDQGQRIFGENRVQEMTEKWEKMPKDIEWHMIGHLQRNKVKYMAEYVSLVHGVDSPRLLAEINKQAEKHNRTIPCLLQVHIAEEDTKFGFNEEELLDLVRNENFKSHKNVKIVGLMGMATFTENMDQVRREFKSLQSLYLKLKSEYADFTTLSMGMSGDYQIAIEEGSTMVRIGSSIFGSRN, encoded by the coding sequence ATGTCCATAAAAGAAAATCTTTTAGCTGTTAAACAAACCATACCCAATTCCGTAACATTGGTTGCCGTATCTAAAACAAAACCGATTTCTGATATTCAAGAAGCGTATGACCAAGGCCAGCGTATTTTTGGAGAGAACAGGGTGCAAGAAATGACCGAAAAATGGGAAAAAATGCCAAAGGATATTGAATGGCATATGATTGGTCACCTTCAACGAAATAAGGTAAAGTACATGGCTGAATATGTTAGCTTGGTTCATGGTGTAGATAGTCCAAGACTTTTAGCCGAAATCAACAAACAAGCTGAAAAACATAATAGAACCATACCATGTCTTTTACAAGTTCACATTGCTGAGGAAGACACCAAATTCGGATTTAACGAAGAAGAATTGCTAGACTTAGTACGTAACGAAAATTTCAAATCGCATAAAAATGTAAAAATAGTGGGATTAATGGGTATGGCTACTTTTACCGAAAATATGGATCAAGTAAGGCGTGAGTTCAAAAGCTTACAATCGCTATACTTAAAACTTAAAAGTGAATATGCAGATTTTACAACGCTTTCAATGGGCATGAGCGGTGACTACCAAATTGCAATTGAAGAAGGTAGCACTATGGTACGTATAGGAAGTAGTATCTTTGGCTCCAGAAATTAA
- a CDS encoding exonuclease domain-containing protein codes for MYAILDIETTGGKFNEEGITEIAIHKFDGQKVVDKFISLVNPEKEIQPFVVKLTGINSKMLRTAPKFYEVAKRIIEITEDTVIVAHNAQFDYRILRTEFRRLGYNFERKTLCTVDLSKLLLPDAESYSLGKLVRSLGIPVSDRHRANGDALATVKLFKLLLAKDSEKIIIKDAIRKETQGELSEKQLDIVRDLPNETGVFYMHNKDGDIIHLSKTSDLKKKVNQIFTKSNQKFKKLAKETKKVTYELTGNDLVAILKEHQELLKIRPKYSTIPKKRMYSHAICTTIDEYGYYKLKIEPYRECKEPLGLFNGVFSAKNYRYKITKEFGLCEKLNGISEARNNCSGYDEGTCQGACINKEDVAEYNKRVTAAITKNSIKGNKVLVIDKGREIGEQSAILLKNGSLVGLGFYDLNHQINNIHILESIITPMNGTRDANYLIESYLRKKRVLKILELND; via the coding sequence ATGTACGCAATTTTAGATATTGAAACCACGGGAGGAAAATTTAATGAGGAAGGAATTACTGAAATTGCTATTCACAAATTTGATGGTCAAAAAGTAGTAGACAAGTTCATAAGCCTAGTAAACCCCGAGAAAGAGATTCAGCCTTTTGTAGTAAAACTTACTGGGATTAACAGTAAAATGTTGAGAACTGCACCTAAGTTTTACGAAGTAGCCAAACGGATAATAGAAATTACGGAAGATACCGTTATTGTAGCCCATAATGCACAGTTCGACTACAGAATCTTAAGGACTGAGTTTAGGCGCCTAGGGTACAATTTTGAACGCAAAACGCTTTGTACCGTAGATCTTTCAAAATTATTACTGCCAGATGCAGAATCCTATAGTTTAGGAAAATTGGTTAGATCCTTGGGCATACCTGTTAGTGACAGGCACCGGGCAAATGGCGATGCTTTGGCTACGGTCAAACTTTTTAAGCTCTTATTGGCCAAAGATTCTGAAAAGATTATCATCAAAGACGCTATTAGAAAAGAAACCCAAGGGGAACTGTCTGAAAAGCAATTGGATATCGTAAGAGACCTACCCAATGAAACCGGAGTATTCTATATGCACAATAAGGACGGGGACATTATTCACCTAAGTAAAACCAGTGATCTAAAGAAAAAGGTGAATCAAATCTTTACCAAGTCCAACCAAAAATTTAAAAAGCTCGCCAAAGAAACCAAGAAAGTAACTTATGAACTCACTGGGAATGACTTGGTAGCAATTTTAAAAGAACATCAAGAACTGCTTAAAATAAGGCCTAAATACAGTACTATTCCTAAAAAACGAATGTACAGTCATGCAATTTGCACAACTATTGATGAATATGGGTATTATAAGTTAAAAATAGAGCCTTATAGAGAATGTAAAGAACCTCTAGGTCTTTTTAACGGTGTATTTAGTGCAAAAAACTATCGTTATAAGATTACTAAGGAGTTTGGTCTGTGCGAGAAACTAAATGGCATTAGCGAAGCTAGAAATAATTGCTCAGGTTATGATGAAGGCACGTGCCAAGGAGCATGTATCAATAAAGAAGATGTAGCCGAGTATAACAAAAGGGTAACTGCGGCAATAACCAAAAACAGTATTAAGGGCAACAAGGTTTTGGTAATAGACAAAGGCAGGGAAATAGGCGAACAAAGTGCTATTTTACTTAAAAACGGATCTTTGGTAGGTTTAGGTTTCTATGATTTGAACCATCAAATAAATAATATTCATATCTTAGAAAGTATAATTACCCCTATGAACGGTACACGAGATGCCAATTATCTAATTGAATCTTACTTAAGAAAAAAACGAGTACTTAAAATATTGGAATTAAACGATTAG
- a CDS encoding ion transporter, whose product MKEDQKLSPWKQKLHEIIYEADTPMGKLFDIILFIIIIFSVILIMLESVKAIDAEYHEILFILEWLVTIFFTIEYIARIICIKKPSNYIFSFYGIIDFLSTIPLYISYIFAGSQVLLAVRAFRLLRVFRILKLARFLGEASQLKRALKASRAKITVFLFAVLIASVMMGTLMYLVEGDEAGFTSIPTSIYWTIVTLTTVGYGDIAPITPQGQAIATIIMLLGYGIIAVPTGMVTAEFAKQGKDTSTLKNSGSYVHVNTQCCPTCTKEGHRDDATHCYNCGSLLNE is encoded by the coding sequence TTGAAAGAAGACCAAAAATTATCTCCATGGAAACAAAAACTTCATGAAATCATTTATGAAGCAGATACCCCTATGGGTAAATTGTTCGATATTATTTTGTTCATCATCATCATTTTCAGTGTTATACTTATAATGCTGGAAAGCGTAAAAGCTATAGATGCAGAATATCATGAAATACTATTTATATTAGAATGGCTGGTAACTATTTTCTTTACTATTGAATATATCGCAAGAATTATATGCATTAAAAAACCAAGTAATTATATATTCAGTTTTTATGGTATTATTGATTTTCTATCCACTATACCATTATATATCTCCTATATTTTTGCGGGTTCTCAGGTGCTTTTAGCGGTTAGAGCATTTAGGTTACTACGTGTTTTCAGAATATTAAAATTAGCACGTTTTCTTGGTGAAGCATCGCAACTGAAAAGAGCATTAAAAGCAAGTAGGGCAAAAATCACGGTATTTCTATTTGCCGTTCTTATTGCATCTGTTATGATGGGTACTTTAATGTACTTGGTTGAAGGTGACGAAGCTGGGTTTACAAGCATACCTACTAGCATATATTGGACTATTGTTACACTTACTACTGTTGGTTATGGAGACATTGCCCCTATAACACCACAAGGCCAAGCTATTGCTACCATTATTATGTTATTGGGTTATGGCATTATTGCCGTACCTACAGGTATGGTAACCGCTGAGTTTGCAAAACAAGGTAAAGACACCTCTACTTTAAAGAATTCTGGCAGCTATGTACATGTTAACACACAGTGTTGCCCAACATGCACCAAAGAGGGTCATAGAGATGATGCTACCCATTGTTATAATTGTGGATCTTTATTGAATGAATAA
- the miaA gene encoding tRNA (adenosine(37)-N6)-dimethylallyltransferase MiaA, with protein sequence MNNILISVVGPTAIGKTKLGILLANHFKTEIISADSRQFFKEMNIGTAVPDKEELAQAKHHFIQHKSVLETYTVGDFEREALQKLSHLFEKHKVVIMVGGSGLYVNAITEGLNNFPTVDPIIRKQLNAELENSGIAALQTKLKELDPTYYGKVDINNPQRVIRALEVTIGSGTPYSSFVNQPKEKRNFNVLTIGLKAERPMIYDRINKRVDLMIDNGLLEEAKNTLAFKNLNALQTVGYKELFKYFEGDWTLDFAVSEIKKNTRRFAKRQLTWFLRNKNTIWVNYDYEPKKLLNEIDDEIKKLKHG encoded by the coding sequence ATGAATAATATTTTAATTTCTGTTGTGGGGCCAACTGCCATTGGCAAAACCAAATTAGGTATTCTATTAGCAAATCATTTCAAGACCGAAATTATATCTGCGGATTCTAGACAGTTCTTTAAAGAAATGAATATTGGCACCGCTGTTCCTGACAAAGAAGAACTGGCACAAGCCAAACACCATTTTATACAACATAAAAGTGTTTTAGAAACATATACGGTAGGCGATTTTGAAAGAGAGGCTTTACAAAAATTATCTCACCTCTTTGAAAAACACAAAGTAGTAATTATGGTTGGCGGCAGTGGTCTTTATGTAAATGCAATAACAGAAGGATTAAATAATTTCCCCACAGTAGACCCAATCATTCGTAAACAATTGAATGCCGAATTAGAAAATTCCGGGATAGCCGCTTTACAGACAAAACTCAAGGAATTGGACCCAACCTATTACGGCAAAGTGGATATCAACAATCCGCAACGTGTCATTAGGGCGCTTGAAGTTACTATTGGCAGCGGTACACCTTACTCTTCTTTTGTAAATCAACCTAAGGAAAAAAGAAATTTCAATGTTTTAACTATTGGGCTAAAGGCGGAAAGACCAATGATTTACGACCGTATCAATAAACGAGTTGATTTAATGATCGATAACGGGTTATTGGAAGAGGCAAAGAATACACTAGCTTTTAAAAACTTGAATGCTCTACAAACCGTTGGATATAAAGAATTATTCAAGTATTTTGAAGGAGATTGGACTTTAGACTTTGCCGTTTCAGAAATTAAAAAAAATACCAGAAGATTTGCAAAGAGGCAACTTACTTGGTTCTTACGCAATAAAAATACCATTTGGGTCAATTATGATTATGAGCCTAAAAAACTTTTAAATGAAATTGACGATGAAATTAAAAAACTAAAGCATGGTTAA
- a CDS encoding gluconokinase, translating to MVKKQILYVMGVSGSGKSTIGKLLANKLQFPFFDGDDFHPVANVKKMKAGHPLNDDDRQGWLEKLNEVAIENLATGAVIVCSSLKKKYRTILSKNLEDKHKFVYLEGSFDLIDKRLSARKNHYMPAGLLQSQFDILEVPLEAITVSIDQEPNDIVKDIMRKL from the coding sequence ATGGTTAAAAAACAGATTCTATATGTAATGGGTGTTTCGGGCAGCGGAAAGTCTACTATTGGGAAATTATTGGCCAATAAACTTCAGTTTCCGTTTTTTGATGGTGATGATTTTCATCCAGTAGCGAACGTAAAGAAAATGAAAGCAGGTCACCCCTTAAATGATGATGACCGCCAAGGCTGGTTAGAAAAATTAAATGAGGTAGCAATAGAAAATTTAGCTACTGGTGCCGTAATTGTATGTTCTTCCCTTAAAAAAAAATATAGAACTATTCTTAGTAAGAATTTAGAGGACAAGCATAAGTTCGTTTATTTAGAAGGAAGTTTTGACCTTATAGACAAAAGGTTGAGTGCAAGAAAAAATCATTATATGCCCGCGGGACTGCTACAATCTCAATTTGATATTCTTGAAGTACCTTTAGAGGCAATAACCGTATCAATTGACCAAGAACCCAATGATATTGTCAAGGACATTATGAGAAAGCTCTAA
- a CDS encoding response regulator transcription factor, translated as METINKKILLVEDDPNFGIVLKDYLSMNDFDVTLAKNGMEGFEKFKKDNYDICILDVMMPYKDGFTLAKEIREKNENVPIVFLTAKTMKEDVLKGYKAGADDYLNKPFDSEVLLMKLKAILQRKASNGLADSKKFEFTIGGFHLNSKLRFLKYKDEESIKLSPKENELLRLLALHENDLMPRELALTKIWRDDNYFTSRSMDVYIAKLRKYLKVDDTVEILNIHGEGFRLVVKTEGE; from the coding sequence ATGGAAACAATAAACAAGAAGATACTTTTAGTTGAGGACGATCCAAATTTTGGAATTGTGTTGAAAGATTATTTGTCAATGAACGATTTCGATGTCACCTTGGCTAAGAATGGAATGGAAGGTTTTGAGAAGTTTAAAAAAGATAATTATGACATCTGTATATTGGATGTTATGATGCCTTATAAAGATGGTTTTACCTTGGCGAAAGAGATTCGTGAAAAGAATGAGAACGTGCCAATTGTTTTCTTGACGGCGAAAACAATGAAAGAAGATGTTCTTAAAGGGTATAAGGCAGGTGCAGATGATTATTTGAATAAACCATTTGATTCTGAGGTATTGTTAATGAAGCTAAAAGCTATTCTTCAAAGAAAGGCTTCTAACGGATTGGCGGACAGTAAGAAATTTGAATTTACTATTGGTGGTTTCCATTTGAATTCTAAATTAAGATTCTTGAAGTACAAAGATGAAGAATCAATAAAATTATCTCCAAAAGAGAATGAATTGTTACGTTTGTTGGCCTTACATGAAAACGATCTTATGCCAAGAGAATTGGCGTTAACAAAGATTTGGAGAGATGATAACTATTTTACTTCTCGTAGTATGGATGTTTACATAGCCAAATTACGTAAGTATTTAAAAGTGGATGATACTGTTGAGATTTTGAATATTCACGGTGAAGGATTCCGTTTGGTCGTAAAGACAGAAGGTGAATAA